TGCTCAACCGGCACGAAGCGCAATGCGGCGGAATTGATGCAGTAGCGCAATCCCCCGGGACCCGGCCCGTCATCGAAGACGTGCCCGAGGTGCGAGTCGGCCTGTTGCGATCGCACCTCGGTCCGCACCATGCCGTGCTCCCGGTCCTCGCGTTCGACGATCCCGGTGCCCGCGACCGGTCGGGTGAAGCTCGGCCAGCCTGTGCCGGAGTCGAACTTGTCCAGGGAACTGAAAAGGGCTTCGCCGGACACGACGTCCACGTAGATGCCCGGCCGCTTGTGATCCCAGTAGGCATTCCTGAAGGGGGGTTCGGTGCCACACTGTTGGGTGACGTAGAACTGCTCCGCGGTCAGCCGGCGGCGCAGGTCGGAGGCCTCGGGGGTTTGGGATTCGCTCATGGAGGGGGAGAGGGATGGGGACGGGGCGGGGGACATCCGGATGCGACTGGATCCCGAGCCGGGACGACTGGCGACGATGATGAGGGTGAACACCACGGCCGCAGCGGCGACGCCAGCGAAAACGGATCGGGATCTCATGACGGTTGCGGTCGGACCTTCGGCATCAAGGAAGCCGGGAACGCACCCGTGCGCAAGCCGGGGTTGCGCGGTCCGATGGGCGGGCTCCGGGGAATTCCCCGGATTGCCGTCGTGACGGAACCGCCCATCTGCCGGTCCGCGGAGCTGGAGACGGGCGTGTTCCGCCCGTCGGCGCGGTGCCCGGATGCCATTTCACCCCAAAGTTCCGGCGGTTCACCCCGGACCCGCTTGTCACTTTGCGGATTTGGGTGGTCTGCTTGCATCCGGTTGCCATGAACACCCCCGGAGAAACCCCGGCCTCGGGACGCAAACGCTACGTCCGCGCCGTCGGACCGCGCCTGAGGATCCTGCTTCTGGGGATTTTCGGTCTGTTCGCGCTGCTTGGGGCCAATTCGGTCTATCTCAGCAGCATTACTCTCCTGAACTGGCTGGAGCGCGACCGCGGCGTCTCCTACGAGAACTACTTCTATCAGTTCCAATTTCTGGCCCACCTGGCGCTCGGACTCCTGATCGTCGTGCCGGTCATCGTCTTTGGTGTCCTCCATATTCGAAACGCCCACGACCGGCCGAATCGCCGGGCCGTCCGCGTCGGTTATGCCCTGTTCATTGCGGCCCTGGTGCTGTTGTTCAGCGGCGTGGCGCTCATGCGGATCGAGGGGTTCGAGTTGCGCGATCCCGGGCTGCGCTCGGTGAGCTATTGGGCCCATGTCATCACGCCGCTGCTGTGTGTCTGGCTGTACGTCCTGCACCGGCTTGCGGGGCCCCGTATCCGGTGGCGCGTGGGACTTGCCTGGGCTGGGGCCGTCGGGGTCGTGGTGGCGGGCATGGTGGCCCTGCACCGTCATGACCCGAGGCAATGGCACGTGAAGGCACCGCCCGAGGGGGAGCAATACTTCCATCCGTCCAGTGCGCGGACCGCCAGCGGCAACTTCATTCCGGCGGCGACGCTGATGAACAATGAGTACTGCCTGCAGTGCCATCCCGACTCGTACCAGTCGTGGTTTCACTCCGCCCATCACTTCAGCTCGTTCAACAATCCCCTCTATCTCTTCTCGGTCAGCGAGACCCGGCAGGAGGCGTTGCAACGCGACGGCAGCGTGCAGGCCTCCCGCTGGTGCGCCGGCTGCCACGATCCCGTGCCGTTTTTCAGCGGGGCCTTCGACGATCCGAAGTTTGACATGACCAACCACCCGACGGCGCTGGCCGGCATCTCCTGCACGGTCTGCCACTCGATCGTCAGCCTGGAGGGCGCCCACAAGGGCCCGATCGGCAACGCCAACTTCACCATCGAGGAGCCGATCCACTACCCGTTCGCCTTCGAACCGACCAACTCCTTCCTGTTCTTTCTGAACAAGCAGCTTGTGAAGTCCAAGCCGGATTTCCACAAGCAGACGTTTCTCAAGCCGCTCCACCGCTCCGCCGAGTTCTGCGGCACCTGCCACAAGGTGGGCATCCCGTTTGCGGTCAATCACTACAAGGAGTTTCTGCGCGGCCAGAACCATTACGACACCTTCCTGCTGAGCGGTGTGTCCGGCGTCAGCGCCCGGAGTTTCTATTACCCGGAGAAGGCGCGGCTGAACTGCGCGGAATGCCACATGCCGCCCCAGCGGTCGGAGGAGTTCGGGGCCCGGGTGTTTGGAACCAATACCTACCGGGCCTTGCACGATCACCTGTTTGTGGGCGCGAACACCGGGCTTGCCGCTCTGCTCGACTCCCCCGAGACCGTCCGTCGCCACCAGGAATTTCTGGAGGGCTGCATCCGGGTGGACCTCTTCGGGGTGAAGGAGGGGGGCACGATTGACGGGGCGCTGACCGCCCCGCTGCGGCCGCAGGTGCCGAAGCTGCGGCCCGGGCAGACCTACCTGCTCGAGGCCGTGGTCCGGACGCTGCAGCTGGGGCATCCGCTGACGCAGGGCACCGTGGATTCCAACGAGCTTTGGGCCGACGTGGCGGTCACCGCGGCCGACGGACGCGAACTGGGGCGCAGCGGGGCGCAGGGGCCGCACGGCGAGGTGGATCCCTGGGCGCATTTTCTCAATGTGTACCTGCTGGACCGCGACGGGAACCGGATAGACCGGCGAAACCCCCAGGACATTTTCACCCCGCTGTACAACAACCAGATTCCTCCCGGGGCCGCCGCGGTGCTGCACTACCGCTTCACGGTTCCCGAGGATCAGCGGACGCCGGTCACCGTGGACGTCCGGGTGCAGTACCGAAAGTTCGACACCATCTACATGAATTACGTGTACGGCGCCGACTACCGGGCCGGAGCGCCGTTCCAAGTCACCAACACCCTGCCCATCACCACCCTGGCCTCCGACCGGATCACGTTTGAGATCGAGGGCGGGCTCCCGGCGGAGGGATCGAATCCCGAGTCGAAAATTCCGGCCTGGCAGCGGTGGAACGATTATGGCATCGGACTCTTCCTCAAGGGGGAAAAGGGCAGCGAAAAGGGGGAGCTGGTTCAGGCGGCGCTGGCGTTTGCAGAGGTGGAGGCGCTGGGGCGTGCGGACGGCCCGCTGAACCTGGCGCGGGTGTACTTCAAGGAGGGCCGGCTGGGCGATGCGGTGGCCGCGCTGCAGCGGGCCAACGACGCCTCGCGGTTCGACCCGCCCGGCAACCGGTGGACCATTGCCTGGCTCAACGGACTGGTGAACAAGCAGAACGGACACCTCGACCAGGCCATTGCGGAGTTCACGAGCATCCTGGAGGACCGTTACCCCGAGCTGGAGCGGCGGGGTTTCGATTTCAGCCGGGATTACGAGGTGATCAACGAGCTGGGCCAGACCCTGTACGAGCGGGCCAAGCGGGAGCGGTCGGACAAGGAGCGTCAGCGCGGGTTCCTGCAGGCCGCCGTGGACCGGTTCGAGGCCACGCTCACCCTGGATCCGGAGAATGTCACCGCGCACCACAACCTCATGCTGCTGTACTCCCAGCTCGGAGACGCGGTGCGTGCCGCGGAGCACCGGGCGCTGCACGAGAAGTATCGTGTGGACGACAACGCCCGGGACCGGGCGGTCGCGGCGGCGCGGCTCCGCAACCCGGCGGCGGACCATGCCTCGCAGGCCATCGTCATCTACAACCTCCAACGCGACGCCCATGAATCCCGCTGAGCCTCCATCCAACGATCCCGAGGAGTTGGTGGCGGCCGACGATGCCGTCGTCGGCCGCGCGGTCCGCTGGTCCGCCGCGGTGCTGGTGATCCTCCTGGCGGCCGGCGCGGTGCTGTGGCTGACCGTGCGCCTGAGGAAGCCGGTGGTCGTGACCCGGATGACCCAACTGGCGGCGCCCGCAGCCGCGGCGGTGCCGTCGGCGCCCGTTCCGAAGGCCCGGTTCCGGGACATCACGTCCGGTGCGGGCATCACGTTCCGTCATGCCAACGGGGCACTTGGGGAAAAGCTGCTGCCGGAGACGATGGGGGGCGGGGTCGCGTTTTTTGACGCCGACGGCGACGGGCATGCCGACCTGCTCTTTGTGAACGCCACCGACTGGCCGGGCCGGACGCCGGAGGGACGCGCCGCACCCACCGCCGCGCTGTACCGCAACGATGGCAGGGGAGGGTTCACCGACATCACCGCGGGCTCGGGTCTTGACGTGCCGTTGTACGGCATGGGGGTGGCGACGGGTGACTATGACAATGACGGGCGGACCGATGTGCTCCTGACCACCGTGGGCGGGGCGCGTCTGTTTCGCAATGAGGGGGGGGGGCGGTTCACCGATGTCACCACCACGGCAGGGGTCGGGGGGGACCCTGCGGACTGGAGCACCGCGGCTGCATTTTTCGACTTCGACAACGACGGTGACCTGGACTTGTTTGTGGGGAACTACATCCGGTGGTCGCGCGAAATTGATGCCGACGTGGGCTACACGCTCGATGGCACGCACCGGGCCTATGGCCCGCCGATGAACTTCCAGGGGGCCTTCCCGCGGCTTTACCGGAACGAAGGAAATGGACGCTTCACCGACATCTCGGCGGCGGCGGGCGTCCAGGTGAAAAACGCATCCACCGGCGTGCCCATGGCCAAGACGCTCGGAGTGTTCCCGGTGGACCTGGATGGCGACGGCTGGATGGATCTCGCGGTGGCCAACGATACCGTTCAGAACCTGCTTTTTCGCAACCGGGGTGACGGCACGTTCGAGGAGGTCGGCGCCCTGAGCGGGTTCGCCTTCGACAGCTATGGGAGCGTGCGCGGCGCGATGGGCATTGACGGGTGCCGGTTCACGCCGGACGGGCGGCTGGCGCTGGCGATTGGCAACTTCGCGAACGAGATGACCGCGCTGTACGTGCTCCAGGACCTGCCGCCCGGCGCCCCGGGCGTGTCCTTTCTTGACGAGGCGATCGCCTGGGGTATCGGCGGACCCAGCCGCGATCCGCTGAAGTTCGGGGTGTTCTTCTTCGATTACGACCTCGATGGCCGCGCGGATTTGCTCACCGTCAACGGCCATCTCGAGGAGGCGATCGCCACGGTGCAGAACGGCCAGCGGTACGAACAGCCCGCCCAGCTCTTCTGGAATGCCGGCGATGCGGGCTTCAAGCTCGTGACGCCGGAGGACGCCGGACCGGACCTGTTTCGCCCGATCGTCGGGAGGGGCAGCGCATTTGCGGACATTGATGGCGACGGTGATCTGGACGTGGTGTTCACGCAGGTGGCGGGGCCACCGTTGCTGCTGCGCAACGAACAGGCGTTG
Above is a genomic segment from Verrucomicrobiia bacterium containing:
- a CDS encoding CRTAC1 family protein; the encoded protein is MNPAEPPSNDPEELVAADDAVVGRAVRWSAAVLVILLAAGAVLWLTVRLRKPVVVTRMTQLAAPAAAAVPSAPVPKARFRDITSGAGITFRHANGALGEKLLPETMGGGVAFFDADGDGHADLLFVNATDWPGRTPEGRAAPTAALYRNDGRGGFTDITAGSGLDVPLYGMGVATGDYDNDGRTDVLLTTVGGARLFRNEGGGRFTDVTTTAGVGGDPADWSTAAAFFDFDNDGDLDLFVGNYIRWSREIDADVGYTLDGTHRAYGPPMNFQGAFPRLYRNEGNGRFTDISAAAGVQVKNASTGVPMAKTLGVFPVDLDGDGWMDLAVANDTVQNLLFRNRGDGTFEEVGALSGFAFDSYGSVRGAMGIDGCRFTPDGRLALAIGNFANEMTALYVLQDLPPGAPGVSFLDEAIAWGIGGPSRDPLKFGVFFFDYDLDGRADLLTVNGHLEEAIATVQNGQRYEQPAQLFWNAGDAGFKLVTPEDAGPDLFRPIVGRGSAFADIDGDGDLDVVFTQVAGPPLLLRNEQALGHHFVRLKLVGTSANRDAVGARVVLSAGGNTQWREVTPTRSYLSASELPVTFGLGTVDAVDRVEIIWPGGRRQTLDNVAVDRLTVVEEPR